One genomic region from Saprospiraceae bacterium encodes:
- a CDS encoding alpha/beta hydrolase: MKSSVFFLTIVMMVFYSTNLCAQALANPILLWPSGAPDATGDSDEDKPALIPFIPEANVRNGAAVLVIPGGGFTIRAVDHEGVLVAQWLKSKGITAFLLRYRLRPLYERKDWLLDSQRGMQYIRAHASEYHISTDRVGAVGFSAGANLVADLGFHPATVDMTSQDPLDHQRSRPDFDILAYGAMAFPPNLDSKAIAGIPPTFMFGTVEDGGSIQGMSVLFADFVKNKVPVETHFFRNGVHGTGFAIGDPILGEWTHLLHNWMLAGGWLTEKARTEINGVVRLDGQPLLRGMIVLTPVENKNDPPVIIYMTNTGTDELGRFKVIKYQGPVKGRYKVELRQEATRWTSNSRDPFMIRMMAKERDKTLSDADRQAWGEYLRKRDLSPSIDHQKVFSKQRPGDTGDYIIEVDGRKDLRIEVFSK; this comes from the coding sequence ATGAAATCAAGTGTATTCTTCCTCACCATTGTAATGATGGTTTTCTATTCCACCAATTTATGTGCTCAAGCCTTGGCCAATCCAATATTGCTCTGGCCATCCGGTGCTCCGGACGCCACGGGCGACTCTGACGAAGACAAACCGGCTTTGATCCCCTTCATTCCTGAGGCCAATGTCCGAAATGGAGCAGCGGTGTTAGTGATTCCTGGGGGAGGATTTACTATTCGCGCGGTTGATCATGAGGGAGTATTAGTAGCACAGTGGCTGAAGTCGAAGGGTATCACGGCATTTTTGCTGAGATATCGGCTGCGACCCTTATATGAGAGAAAGGATTGGTTGCTGGATAGTCAGCGAGGGATGCAATATATAAGGGCACATGCGTCTGAGTATCATATATCTACGGATAGAGTAGGGGCTGTCGGATTTTCAGCTGGAGCAAATTTAGTCGCCGACCTGGGCTTTCACCCTGCGACGGTAGATATGACTAGTCAGGATCCACTGGATCATCAAAGATCTAGGCCCGATTTTGATATTCTGGCTTATGGAGCTATGGCATTTCCACCGAATTTGGACTCAAAGGCGATAGCCGGCATTCCGCCTACTTTTATGTTTGGCACCGTCGAAGACGGAGGCAGTATTCAAGGCATGTCAGTTTTGTTTGCAGACTTTGTAAAAAACAAAGTACCGGTCGAGACACATTTTTTCAGGAATGGAGTCCATGGTACCGGATTTGCTATCGGAGACCCCATATTAGGTGAGTGGACACATTTATTACATAATTGGATGCTGGCCGGAGGATGGCTCACTGAAAAAGCAAGGACGGAAATAAATGGGGTGGTCAGATTGGATGGCCAGCCTTTGCTCAGAGGTATGATCGTTCTGACCCCGGTTGAAAACAAAAATGATCCTCCCGTGATCATTTATATGACCAATACCGGAACCGATGAGTTAGGCAGATTCAAGGTGATCAAATATCAAGGTCCTGTCAAAGGAAGATACAAAGTAGAGCTACGCCAGGAAGCTACCCGATGGACCAGCAATTCCAGGGATCCTTTTATGATCAGGATGATGGCAAAAGAAAGAGACAAAACCCTCTCAGATGCCGATAGACAAGCTTGGGGTGAATACCTTCGCAAAAGAGACCTTTCACCAAGTATAGACCATCAGAAAGTGTTTTCAAAACAAAGACCAGGTGATACTGGTGATTATATTATTGAGGTCGATGGCCGCAAGGATCTAAGGATAGAGGTATTCAGTAAGTGA
- a CDS encoding glycoside hydrolase family 32 protein: MIKYLLLIVNICLLVSCKEQQSIIERPHIYNEPHRPQFHFSPEAHWMNDPNGLVYYDGEYHLFYQYYPEDIVWGPMHWGHAVSRDMIHWSHLPIALYPDSLGLIFSGSAVIDQDNTAGFGKDAMVAIFTHHNMDLEKAGSKIFQNQSIAYSTDRGRTFTKFDGNPVIKNPGIKDFRDPKVRWDDTHHQWVMVFAAYDKALFYTSKNLKDWRKSGEFGIPGDTRLWECPDLFPIKVEETGDIKWILITSIQKDAPNGGTATSYFVGDFDGAVFKGDTAKQYWLDYGKDNYAFVTWNNVPDDRTLGIGWMSNWQYAQKVPTEKWRSATTLPRSLSLHFDGTEFSLRSMPVAEIEQLYEKPIILSPAIIKDKLLVSQDTICNQCVLDLQFKKPTTGVIKIRIANSLDESITVGYNITSNQYFIDRSSSGASDFSKDFVGVHLATCNYQTDTIQMKIFLDKSSIELFADDGRTVMTDIMFPSIPYSNIEIFGDSIALVKGRIHPLRSIWRQ; the protein is encoded by the coding sequence ATGATAAAATACCTTTTGTTAATAGTGAATATTTGTCTGTTAGTGTCATGTAAAGAACAACAGTCAATTATAGAACGACCACATATCTATAACGAGCCCCACAGACCACAATTTCACTTCAGCCCTGAGGCTCATTGGATGAATGATCCTAATGGCTTAGTTTATTATGATGGAGAATACCATTTATTCTACCAATATTATCCGGAGGATATCGTATGGGGCCCGATGCATTGGGGGCATGCGGTGAGTAGAGACATGATACACTGGAGCCATTTGCCCATTGCCTTATACCCGGATTCTTTAGGGCTCATATTTTCGGGTTCTGCGGTGATCGACCAAGACAATACGGCCGGTTTTGGCAAAGATGCTATGGTGGCAATTTTCACTCATCATAATATGGACTTAGAAAAAGCTGGTAGCAAAATATTTCAGAATCAATCTATAGCTTACTCTACCGACAGAGGCAGGACCTTTACAAAGTTTGATGGTAATCCGGTGATTAAAAATCCCGGGATCAAAGACTTCAGAGACCCTAAGGTCCGCTGGGACGACACTCATCATCAATGGGTCATGGTCTTTGCGGCCTATGACAAAGCGCTCTTTTACACCTCTAAAAATCTCAAGGACTGGCGTAAATCCGGAGAGTTTGGTATCCCGGGAGATACCAGGTTGTGGGAGTGTCCGGATTTGTTTCCAATCAAAGTAGAGGAGACAGGCGATATAAAATGGATATTAATTACCTCTATTCAAAAAGACGCACCTAATGGAGGTACTGCCACCAGTTATTTTGTAGGTGATTTTGATGGAGCGGTTTTCAAAGGCGACACTGCTAAACAATATTGGTTGGATTATGGCAAAGACAATTATGCTTTTGTCACCTGGAATAATGTACCCGATGATCGGACCTTAGGGATTGGTTGGATGAGTAACTGGCAATATGCCCAAAAAGTACCGACTGAAAAATGGAGGAGTGCCACGACCCTGCCCAGATCATTAAGCCTACACTTCGACGGGACTGAATTTTCCCTGAGATCAATGCCTGTAGCTGAAATAGAGCAACTATATGAAAAACCAATAATATTAAGTCCTGCAATTATTAAGGATAAACTCCTGGTGTCCCAGGATACTATCTGTAACCAATGTGTATTGGATCTTCAATTCAAGAAACCTACGACAGGGGTAATAAAAATAAGGATTGCAAATAGCCTTGATGAATCAATCACTGTAGGATACAATATCACCTCTAACCAGTATTTTATCGACAGATCTTCTTCAGGAGCAAGCGATTTCAGCAAAGATTTTGTCGGGGTACATCTGGCCACATGCAATTATCAAACTGACACCATACAGATGAAAATCTTTTTGGACAAGTCTTCCATTGAGTTATTTGCTGATGATGGGCGCACTGTCATGACGGACATCATGTTTCCTTCAATACCCTATTCCAATATTGAAATATTTGGGGATTCAATAGCATTGGTGAAAGGGAGGATTCATCCACTTCGTTCTATTTGGCGGCAATAG
- a CDS encoding RagB/SusD family nutrient uptake outer membrane protein, with the protein MKKYIILLSFLGMYVSCSEDFFDLNPQGRASLAQLSNKNGVNALLIGAYSLLDGVGAGNTGRQSTVSNYVFGGISSDDAVKGTDAGDQPEQSFIEQYNWIADNTYFLGKWWHSYDGVARCNETIQLVNNENVKDMTDAEKTQVIAEARFLRGHYHFEAKKMWNNVPYIDETIYVSTDANSTKIPNTTDIWPKIEADFDFAAKNLPVSQSQKGRATQWAAKAYLAKALLFQKKWAAAEVILQDIINNSGKKLMTNYHDNYRTAGNNNAESIFEVQFSVNDGTNGNNGNAGDNLNWPYSSTAPGRGCCGFYQPSHNLVNAFKTDVNGLPLIGSAPDGTQDTYNTVDLPNDQGIGAGTAFTLDKSIPVDPRLDWTVGRRGVNFLDWGPMPGSTWIRDQAYAGPFTGKKWMYYLGEEGSTTHSTSKRNVNNNYRLFKLSHVILWLAECEVELNKLALAEGLVNQIRNRAKNGSVQDATVTTKVEPYPAGTFAAKGADYARNAVRMEQRLEFAMEGHRFFDLVRWGIAEKLLNKYAAEEAVPGKEPSGRTFNKRGYMAGKIFTTKNNYYPLPQDEILNSQKDGQPTLVQNAGY; encoded by the coding sequence ATGAAAAAATATATTATTCTATTAAGTTTTCTCGGGATGTATGTATCCTGTTCGGAAGATTTTTTCGATCTCAACCCACAGGGTCGGGCATCATTGGCACAACTGAGCAATAAAAACGGAGTCAATGCATTGCTGATTGGGGCTTATTCTCTGCTTGATGGAGTTGGAGCTGGCAATACCGGTCGGCAATCCACGGTTTCTAATTATGTGTTTGGAGGTATTAGTAGTGACGATGCTGTCAAAGGTACCGATGCGGGTGACCAACCTGAGCAGTCTTTTATTGAACAATACAATTGGATTGCCGACAACACCTACTTTTTAGGTAAATGGTGGCACTCTTATGATGGTGTAGCCAGATGTAATGAGACCATTCAGTTGGTCAATAATGAAAATGTCAAGGACATGACCGATGCAGAAAAGACGCAGGTGATCGCAGAAGCAAGATTTCTGAGAGGACATTATCATTTTGAGGCAAAAAAGATGTGGAATAACGTGCCTTATATTGACGAGACTATCTATGTCTCGACCGATGCTAATTCTACTAAAATCCCTAATACGACCGATATCTGGCCAAAAATCGAAGCGGATTTTGATTTTGCTGCTAAAAACCTTCCGGTATCTCAATCTCAAAAAGGTAGAGCCACGCAATGGGCGGCTAAAGCCTACCTGGCAAAAGCCTTGTTATTTCAGAAAAAATGGGCTGCAGCAGAAGTCATTTTGCAGGATATTATCAATAACTCAGGTAAAAAATTGATGACCAATTATCATGACAATTATCGAACTGCCGGCAATAATAATGCAGAGTCTATATTTGAGGTTCAGTTTTCTGTCAATGATGGTACCAATGGCAACAACGGCAATGCTGGGGATAATCTTAATTGGCCTTATTCATCTACGGCACCTGGCCGGGGTTGCTGTGGCTTTTATCAACCTTCTCACAACCTGGTCAATGCATTTAAGACAGATGTCAATGGTTTGCCATTGATTGGAAGTGCGCCTGATGGCACCCAGGATACTTATAACACCGTGGACTTGCCAAATGATCAGGGCATTGGTGCCGGGACCGCTTTTACCCTGGACAAATCAATTCCTGTAGATCCACGATTAGATTGGACTGTAGGACGCCGTGGTGTCAACTTTTTAGATTGGGGCCCGATGCCTGGATCAACCTGGATCAGAGATCAAGCTTATGCAGGTCCTTTTACTGGCAAAAAATGGATGTATTACCTTGGTGAAGAAGGAAGCACTACGCACTCTACCAGCAAACGCAATGTAAATAACAACTATAGACTATTTAAATTGTCTCATGTGATCCTATGGCTGGCTGAGTGTGAGGTAGAACTTAATAAATTAGCTTTAGCCGAAGGTCTTGTCAATCAAATTCGCAATCGGGCAAAAAATGGATCTGTTCAAGATGCGACCGTTACCACCAAAGTAGAACCCTATCCTGCTGGTACTTTTGCAGCAAAAGGAGCAGACTATGCCCGTAATGCAGTCCGCATGGAGCAAAGATTGGAGTTTGCTATGGAAGGTCATCGATTCTTTGATTTAGTAAGATGGGGTATTGCCGAAAAATTATTAAACAAATATGCTGCCGAAGAAGCTGTTCCAGGTAAGGAGCCTTCAGGACGCACCTTCAATAAAAGAGGTTATATGGCGGGTAAGATATTTACCACTAAAAACAATTATTATCCACTTCCACAAGATGAGATATTGAATAGCCAAAAAGATGGCCAGCCTACCCTGGTACAAAACGCGGGGTACTAA